CACACGGTGTCGGCTGCTGCTCTCCCGCTTTGGGCAGACaaaattcctctccaggcctggcagtcaaggacacctcactgcctcagagccccagaaatggaaacaaaagggacttGGGGACAGCAAACTTGGGttaaatgacttcattacctgcagctggaattgcaggATTAACCCCCAATGGACCAAACTTACACAAGTGTGAGAAGCCAAAGTGAGCCGTGGAacattttgggtgcagcccctggggggctTCATCTGCCCAAAACGCACCTGAGGCCCTTCAGTAAATACAAGCACTTTTTATGCCTTTAGTTTTGTCTGGCCTCTTTCTAGGTAACCCCAAAAGGGAtcacagggaggggaagcagCACTTGCTGAGGTAACACATGCCCCTGGCCAGCTCACAGGAAGAATTCACATCCTTGGGTGTTCCAGCTGGGAGAAATTGGTGTCCTTGCGCTGGATGCCTGTGAGCAAACACAGGATTCCTTGTTGGATTCTTGCTGCTGGAACTGGAAAAGTCCATGCTGTGGATGACCAAGcctgctttgtgctgctgaccTTCAGGGTTTGCAGTGAACATGTGTCCAAGgatggaaaactgaaaaatactgaaatccAGTTCACTGTCCCAGTAGGAATTTGTGGTGTAATTTGACATCCTAGAACAGTTAAGACAGGTTTGTACTTGGTAAAAAACAGTGGTCTTTAGAGCTTtgcagggaaggaaagagattctgaaatatttaagtgCTGGTAGAATTTCCAAAATATTGAAGTGCCTTTGGCTGTTTCAGTGGGACTCTCTGCCCTAACAGCTCAATAGTTTTTATTTCCAATATTCCCTGCGAGGATATTGtagaaaagcagcatttcagagTCTGAGGAGGCTGTTCCTACTCTAAAAAGAGTCAAGTTTGTAAcctgatgttttctttttgtcaggGATCGATGTAGAGCAGGTCTCTGTTGTTATCAATTTTGATCTGCCTGTGGATAAGGATGGGAACCCAGACAACGAGACCTACCTGCACCGGATCGGCCGCACCGGCCGCTTCGGCAAGCGAGGGCTGGCCATTAACATGGTGGACAGCAAGCACAGCATGAACATTCTCAACAGAATCCAGGAACATTTCAGTACGTACCCTCAgccttcctcctgcccctcaACTGTTGAGTGGCTGCAGAATTTGACTTGCTGGATGCTGAGCAGGTCAGAGGGTGGTTGTTGAGCCTTAAACGGGTGGCAGAGGAGCACAGCAGGAGGGTTTGGTGGAGTGTCACTTGGGACTGTGCCCTGCTGCCTGTGACAGGAGAATAAGTCAGGCTGTGTAACTTTTTGAtctgttttttctctgattctgctgcaccaCTTCTCACAtgtggatttctcagtctcttctgagctcctttgggataCTCCCTCACAGGGAGTTCTGTTTATTTCAGTTCTCCaggtcaggaagaaaactccaaagctcgttaggatcttgtttctcgtgtttattaggatgttatcacaaaacttggcaggtctctccagactttctgcacagGTTTAAATCACTACAACCTGGCTCATTTTGGCtctgatggtacaaaatggccctgaactatgcagttcttttatctttatacttattcttatccaattaacagttgacatgtatattatttttcttaatgacccaatgacccaacacctctgtgctgcactgtggcattttctatccaatcacctactactacaCAAAAACctttagaagaagaaaatgaagaaggaaaatagacaacattctaaatcctccatcttgtcttctgctttctaaactgttttaaactctaaactttaactttttcacccagtgacttaagaaaagtttctaatttacacactcacacttttagcttttctaactttaacagttgttttcatgtaacaccatgaaaacacgctcataaatttcatgttctgtgaaattcagtgttctcctggatgTCAGAGACAAGGGCTCACACTCTGTCTCACACTCCAACAAGGCTGTGTTTGCTGGCTGCCTTGAAGTCCTTGAAGTTGATTTTCCAGGGGTGGGTAGCACTGGAGTACCCAGATTGATAAAATGAAACAGTTTTAATTCGTATTTTTAAAACCTGACTGAACATTCCCTGGTAAACCAAAACTCGAGTCCAGCTGAGGAGAGCAGTGTTCCCTTCTCTGCTCTGTGTTACAAAATCTGacctctttctcttctttcccagaCAAAAAGATAAACAAATTGGATACTGACGACTTGGATGAAATTGAGAagataaataactgaaatagcTGCTGGAACTGGTGTGTGCCCTGCTGTGGAAGCTCTCCCACTACAATTGGATCAGCGTTTGGATTGGCACAGCCTCTCAAAAGGACTCTTCAAGATATGAGTACACAAAAATTACCTCATTTTCAAAATTGCAGTTGGACTTCAAATTGTGCAACtatggggaggaagaggaaatgtTTACAGAAGCTTTTAACATTTCTTAGTTTAGCCTTAAAATGGGATGATTGTTGGAATTCTGAGAAATACACTTGCCAAAAGAGAGGCAATAGGGAATTatctaaaattttaaaaggaaaaaaaaaaataaaaatattgcctTTAATTGGAATAATTTGCAGCATTAACCTGATCAGTTTAAATTCAACAGCTGAATATATAATGGAcataaggaaaggaaaaaaaaaactaaaacccccaaacaagGCAGCTGGTTTTTGGCTAAATACTCAACTTGTACAAACTAGGATGTCATTCTCTTTGGCGCGCTCCCCTGAGCTCTTTAAGACTCATTTCTGGCTTTCTGATGGATTTGCCCTGCTTTTCCTTGCATAAATTGTCCTGAGGATGTCTCCAGTAGCTCCTTCTCGCAAACACAGGTGCCGTGTGGCTTTGCTGGgcagtgttttcttttcctttgtcctgGATTTGTTGGGATGGCCGCTCTCCGTGCCCTGGGTGGTGGTGGTGACACTACAGAAGTTCATGCCAAGGTTAAGGTGTGGGTgggtggggtgggaggggcAGTATGAAGGGAACTGTACTAATGAATTGCCTGATTAAATTCACCTCTGAATGGAATTCACCATGTGGTTAAATGCACCATGCTGTGAAGCTCAGCATGGATAATGTACAGAGCTGTTTGGCTTCACCCATCAGATAGAGGAataaaagaacaacaaaaaaaaaacccatgataGCCTGGATTGACCAAAACAATTTACCCTTAGAACACCAAATTTACCTGTTGCAGTATGTTTCAGTACCAGAGTTTTGAGTTCAATTGCTCAGCCAAATTACAGGTGGGAAGTGCTCCATAGTGCAAAATAGGTTGTTGGTCCCTGCCCCGGGGTGTTCCGTGGAAAAGGAAAGATTCTCAGCTCCTGGAGAAGGAAGGATGATGCCTGCTGTGTGTTGGGACCACTCTTGTGCACACAGCTGGATGCTGTGGGCTGTTCCCCCAGCCCAGTCTCCAGGAGAAGGAGGCTCCTGAACAGAATTTAGggtgcacagctctgtgtttggGGGAAATGGGACATGCATGAGCAGCCATGGGCCTGCTACTCAGTGTGGGAATCATGTCAAAACAAATGTATAAATTGTAAATTTAAACTgaattgttttctttgcaattttGGCCATCATATTCTGTTCAAAGACAGGAATATGGATCCTTTTACCAAGTAAAAAAAGGCTCATTTAAAATGTACCTAAAATTTTAGGAAATTGTGCACCCTTTTATCAATTTGTATAAAGGCtttagtgaagaaaaaaaaaaaaaacagcttaaaattaaacttttttgtATTCTGGGGTGTatctatttttattctgttggAATCCTATTTAAAGTGGCAGGTGAGTGAGTGCTTGTGTGTGGAGTGGAAGACTTGATTTAATCACCTACTTTCCTAGTACAGCTGAATGACCTGGTGACAGCAGAGTATTGGGTTGAATTGTCAtggaagctgctgctggtcCTGTGTGCTGTTTCTAATGTACTTTTAATTGGAATTAAAGAACACATACTGAACAATCCCTTTGCTGACTTCTTGCTTGAATGGTTTGTTGGTGTTTAAAAACCTCAGTAAGGATATTCTCAGCCAGAAGTCCTGAGAAGTTTTATATTTGTGACAGAATGAATTTTAATGCTGAAATTCTTAAAAGATTCCCACAAAGAAGTTTCTTAAATGATGCTACACAATAAATGAGGTCAGATAAATATTCTTCCCCTTGTGCTGGGCTTAGAGTTGCTGCTAAAATCTCCCCAGAACAGTtctgaagggaagagaaggagaacTGAGGGAGAAAAGAGGTGTTTTCTGCATTGTGTGTGCCTAGATCAagatttggtatttttttaccCATCTTTGGAGATGCTGTGGCCTGGGTGAGGTGATTAGGACTAAACTCATCCAGCTTTATCTTAGATATCCAGGAGGAACATCCTCCAGCATGAGAAGTCCACTGTGAGCCAAGTTGCAGAACTGTGTGATTGTTCTTGCTCTCTCACAGGTACAAACTTCAGGAAGGTTCTTGGAGGGCAGCTGACCTTCCAAAAACCCCTTTGGGCAGCCCCTGAGGTATTTGCCATCAAATGAAAGGTTTAAGAGCAGGTGTGATGGATAAACCTCAGCTCATGTAAATCATTTCATGTTCAAGTTTCAGCCTAAAAGGTTTTATTTAACACAGGATGGAAACACTCTGAAATGAAGGAGTTAACAGCACACACAACAGGCAGAAATAGGGAATTAACTACCTACCACTGAAGGAAACATGGAAAATGGTCCTTTTTCCTGAAACCAAGTGAAATACTTCATGGTTCTGTTGAAGGCATCCATATATTTCAATatctggggctgctgctgagtgATTCCCATcaccaacagcagcagggaCCACTGCTCCATCACATAGTGATTTTATAAAGCTGCTGAACACTTGATTTAGCATCAGGTACCACActcacagccagcaccagcaaTCAGCTTTCTGCTCCTGTTGTGTTTGTGCTCCTGTGCTGTTTTAGCAGTTACACTGAGCTTCAAAATAAACTGGGTTTGCCTCAAAACATTTAAAGTCAGTCCATCTGTGTGGCAAGTGCTCCATTTTTAAAGGAGATTAAAAATCACTGCTTTTGAAATTCCATTAGAAACTAGAAGATATTTCTCATATTTTAGCACAAGCACATTGTGTTAGCCTAAACCTGGTTAGTCACACAACCAGCCTTTTAATGATGGTTTAGTAAAAGATGGCTTAGTCCTTGAGCCAATTCCCAGTCAAATCCCATTAATACCTtatttaaaaattcccaaagcagCACTTGCTCCTTGGACTAACTCCCTGTAGTGTAGAGGGGTTAAATGGAATTATCTTTTAACATCTCTTCTTAACTATCCATCTCTTCTTACCTGTGGATCACATGAGCTGAATAAGAGGAGGAAAACTCAAGAGaaaatcctgctgctcctcaagACAACCAGAATAATAATTATTTGTTCTTAAAAAGATTATTTAGTCAAAGTTAAGAGCTGGACTGAGGTTACACCTGAGCCCTCACAGGTATTTTATGATCAGTGTTGCAATTTAATACTTCACAATAACTCATTAATGTGTTAATATTGCTATTTCcagatggttttggggtttgatCTCCTTTTCAGTCTCTTGAGAAGAAGTTTAGGATAAAGATAAGCTACTGAAGGTGCTCCTGTAGCTAAACCAGCTCTGCTTCTACCTTCCCAAATGGTGCTTCTGCATTCAGAGAACTGATACCttcccaaaacacagaaaaggacAAGGGGAGAGGACTTGGAAACCTGAGTTTTCAAAGAACATCAGCAACTTCAACAAACCAGAAGGGCTGAAGGTTGGTGGTGCTGAGGCAGAAATTTGTGATGGCACAGATGACACAAGCTGCTCTGTATGAATCAGGTTTATGCACCTGAAATgctattttctgaaatattatttcaaatacTATTACATATCCATAACTGCTTCACCGGTATTTGGTGGGAGTTGGAAGATAAAGAAGTAGGTTGCAGGAAGAATCAGACTCTCAGTTTTTTGGAAGAAGAAGGACCCACAGCATCTTTGTGTGCCTAAAGATCTGCTGCATCGTGCTGCTCGTCCTGTCGGATGCACAGCACAGACTTGGGGAGGATCCCGCACTCCTGAAGGGACTTTGTAAGGTCAGAGAAGCTCCTCCGGGGCACCTCCATGGTTTCAACGCTGCACTGTTGGTAGTTGGCCAACAATTTCTGTCCTGCCACGGCAAGAACCGTCTGGAGACTGTCAGAGGGCTTGAAGTGGTGCTCAAACCTCTGCCCAGAGGGAGATCGGACAGCGAGCAGCACGTGCGGCTCTTCCAGGCTTCCAGGGAACACCCGAGGGCTCTCCTGCCTCGCTCGCCTTCCCCACTGCTCAGGGGCACAGTGCATGTGGGAGCTCTCTTCAGTGGGAATGTCACTTCCTGACGATGTGCTGGCAGATCCCTGTTCTCCAGAAAAAGTCTTGATGGTTTTTGGAGCATCCCCCTGCCCCTCAGTCACCTCCAGCCGGTCGGTCCGTTCAGCCAACGCTTCCACGGCGTCGCTCCCCACACCCTTCCGGATGATGGAGGGGAGCACCCGGTACTTGTTCAGGGACGAGGAGCTCTTCAAAGGCACTTGCTGCAGGAGCTTTGGGATTTTCTCAGGAGACACCTGGACAGGTGGGAATGCTGGTTTTGTGAGTGGTGCTCTCCAGCTGTTCAGCAATTCCCGAGGGGAGGCTGCCGGTGAGGAAGATGGCACACGGCACGGACAGGCTTCCATTCCCTGATGGTGGCTCAGGCTTGGCCTCTGTCCCTTGGCAGATTTGGGCCTGGTGACGTGCATGGTGCACAGCAgagtggctgtgcctggaggGAAGAGGAGCTGAGCTGGTGCTGAGTCCCAGAAAGCCGCTGTGGCCATCGCACCTGcgggctgggagcagagagaaaagtTACAGGAACTGGCCAGGAGAGTTCAACCTCCCTGAGGCTCCCACACTGTGCAATGTGTCAGGTAATGACAGAATAAATCTGGGGTATCACTGCATGGGCAGGCAGAAACCCTGCAGAAACCCTTCATTGCCTTCCTTTGGATACTCTCTAACAgtttaatgtctttttaatactgtggtgcccaaaactgaacacagtgttcaaggtgaggctgcccaAGAGaaggacaatcccctcccttgaccAGATGTCTCCACAACAGTGTTCAAAAAAGTTTAACTATCATGGCCAGGGTGAGCAAGGactaaaatcaaagaaaaagctCTCTCACCCCAGCCCAAAGTGGATAGCAAGTAGATGTAATTTCATGAGGTCCGTTCTCAACTTAGCTaggtgttattttttttttaagaacaaagGGCTGAGTCACAGAGGGTGGGAGATGCATTATTTATTTGTAGGGACTGGTTTTGGCAGGAATTGTGTAAAGTTTGACCCAGAGCTTCTGCCACTGAATGTAAGTTTTTGATGAAAAGAACAACTTTCTTCTGAAGCTGGAAACTTcagcagggttagatgggatcttgggaaagaattcttccctgtgagggtggggagaagctgtggctgcccctggatccctggcagtgcccaaggccaggctggatggagctgggagcagcctgggacagtggaaggtgtccctgcccatggcaggggtggaacaagatggtctttaagttcccttccaacccaaacccttctgggatTCTATTCTAAACCAAACAGAGCAAACAGCCCCTGTGGTGCTTTGCCAGCGATGTGTTTGTTATTTAACATTTCActtctcctccagctcagcacagccaagGCAGAGTCCCAGCACACCGTGCCCAGCCTGAGCTGACAGAGctgtccctcctgagcctccagcggaggggacagggacactcgCCCTGGTGACTCATCCCGGCTTCCCAGGAGCCTGTGGGAGGGACAGGGGCTGTACCTTACCGCTAACAAATAAACTCCAAGGCAACAACGCACCGAGGCACAACTAACTCCCAAGTGCACGGGAGCACTTACAGATAGTCTCAGTGACGCTGCCACTTCCAAGAATAAATCCCCAACCACCCAACCAACCTGGTGGGACCCTCCGCGAGTGTCTGCACTGCCCCAGCACGGCGTATGTTAGAGGGGACAGGCTGAAAACGTGGGCTGTGgtgagggctgggatggggaaccACAGCCAGGGAGGGCTGTGCCCACAGGTGCCCCCAGGGCTTGAGAGGCTGGCACTTCACAGCCCTGACACACAGCACGGCATCCCAGgctgggtcaggctggaagggacaaTGGAAACTCATCTGGTGTCCCCTCcgagctccagcagggccagcacagggcacaggactGTCTGCGGATGGGTCTGGAATATCCCCGCtactccacaccctctctgggcagtTCCAGGTGTTTAAAGAAGTCCTTCCTCATGTTCAAGTGGAACTTCCCGCACATCAGTCCCTGCCCACTGTCCCTTGTCCTGCTGAGGGCTGGCGCAGCCCCAGGCAGAGCCTTCAGTGCCGGGCCCCGGGGCAGGAGCGCAGCCCCGCTGGCTGAGCCCGGCTCCGCAGCCCCAGAAACaggtcccggtcccggtccctcACCGGTCCCGCTCTCCCCTCACCTGCCCCGCTCCCCTTTCACCGGCCCCGCTCTCCCCTCACCGGCCCCGCTCTCCCCTCACGGGCCCCGCTCTCCCCTCACGGGTCCCGCTCTCCCCTCACGGGCCCCGCTCTCCCCTCACGGGTCCCGCTCTCCCCTCACCGGCCCCGCTCTCCCCTCACGGGCCCCGCTCTCCCCTCACGGGCCCCGCTCTCCCCTCACCGGCCCCGCTCTCCCCTCACCGGCCCCGTTCTCCCCTCACCGGCCCCGCTCTCCCCTCACCGGCCCCGCTCTCCCCTCACCGGTCCCGCTCTCCCCTCACCGGCCCCGCTCTCCCCTCACAGGTCCCGCTTCGCCCTCACCGGCCCCGCTCTCCCCTCACCGGCCCCGCTCTCCCCTCACCGGCCCCGCTCTCCCCTCACCGGCCCCGCTCTCCCCTCACCGGTCCCGCGCCCGCCGCGTGGCGCCGTTGCCGTGGCGACAGCGGCACTTCCGGGCgcgcgccccggccccgcccccgtcAGACCCCGCCCCCCGCAGCGCgcgggaacgggaatgggaatgggaaacgggaattgggaatgggaattgggaatgggaattgggaaaggggaatggggaatggggaatgggaattggAAATTGGGACAGATGGAGACGGGGATggtgatgggaatgggaaagggaaacaagaaccgggatgggaatgggaacgggaacggcAATGGGAACCAGGATggatgggaatgggagcagggacaggaatgggaaagggaacaGGGATAGGAATGGgaaagggagcagggacaggaatgcagaagggaacagggatgggaatgcagaagggagcagggatgggaacagggatggatgggagtGGAGATGGGAACAGGCAGGAGTGGGACAGTTGGCATGTCCCAGGATGGATCTGGGGATGTTCCAGGGTGGACCCAGGGCTagaagcagggctgggaatagCTGGGATGTCCTGGTGTGATCCCGGGGGCCATCCCCAGGCTCAGGGACAGCCGTGACCCTCTGTGGGCTCTGTGACAGCCTCAGgtggcacaggagcagccccgggaCATTGGGAAGGTTCCAGAAGGAGTGGTGGGAGCAGGGGGTGGCTCAGAGGTCTCTCACCAATTCCACCCATCGGTGACCGTGGTacctgggctgtcccagcaggaattcccatTCCTCCAACCCACCCAAAGCAAAACCACGGTGGTGTCACCCTGCTTAAATACCCAAATCTTTGGGGTTCAGCCCTAATGGTTTAAAAACCAAGGCACTGCAGCCCGTCCTgagcaaaggcagcaggatgGGAGCACAAGACAGGGTTTAACCCTCCTGTGACATTGTTCAGTGAGCACTGAATCAGATAAACCCCAGATTGTGATGAAAAcacctttttaaaattccacaTTACACACAAGATCACACAGGGACCTAAAACAACTCTTTAGGGGGAATTTCTTTGTGCTGggaaagctgcagctgggagggagggggagtCCTCTGATCCCCCCAGCTACAAATCATCCCTGGGTCAGTTTTCCTTCTGGGAACACCCCACACAACACCAACCTCTTCCATCTCTCCTCATTAATCCCTTTCTAAACCCACTCCTAAttaagcagctgctgctcccactaACAGAGCCCATCCAAGCAATAAATACCCACCATAAACTTGGGGGTCTCCACCCTGCAGGGTGGGAGGATCAAGGCAAACCTGTGcactgaaaataaatcaaataagtGGGGAAATAGTTTCCTatcagctcagcccagcccaggatgTTTAGCAAGGCTGCAGATCAAAGCACAGCAGGTATTTACACTCCAGTAAGGCCCTGAGCAAACAGAAGGGTGGATGATACCTGGCTCTCCTTGTTCCATGGAAGGCTGAAATGTTCCACATTTCCAATGGGATAATAACTTCCACAGGTGGTTTTTAAGCCCTCGAGTTGGTGGGTTAGTTAAAGACAGGGTTTAGCTTTGTGTGGAAACTCCCCTGAGTGGATCCTCCACTGAGAGGGAGGGCTTAAAATGAGGGGATTTGGTTAAAACCATGTGTGGATCCCAAATCCACATGATCCCAGCCCTCTGCTCTCCATTAATGTCTCTGGACAATGCTTTTCATACAGATTTATCCAAACTCTACAGCaaaacccaaatttttccccTAAATCCAAGTGCCTGCAATGccaaagcaggagcagcacagacaaGAACTACCACAGTGGGGGGAACCTCTTGAAATGGCTTTGTGGAGGAGATGGGAAAGGGattaattagttaattattAGGGATGCCCTGGTTTTAAAAGTCAGGTGGGGAAAGCAGGGGTTGGGGCTGTCACTGTGGTGTTGTGGAGAGGTTCCTTGTGCAGATGGTGAGTGGGGAGGAAGGTGAGATGTAACTCCCCATCCTTAACAGGCTTGGATGGGGTTTTATTCCACttacagcaggaaataaaaggttagagggaaggaaaaccctgggacagagcagctgAGAGGTGACATCCCTTCCAGTGTCAGCTTTGGGGGCTCTCAGGAATTTCAACAAAGGTTTCTCCTCTTGTCTCCACACCAGTCAGACATTTCTTCACAATTCCCAACccaaattcccttctctgggaGCGTGGTTAATCCCTGAGGGTGGGGCCCTGCCTATCTCCTGATACCTGCATTGGTGTCTGTGTTTGTTCTTGGCCCCATGCTTTCAAAGAAGCAGCTTTTGTTCTTTAtctcctctgattttgtgtcTCCCACGTGTCTCTGTATCATGTTTGGGTTATTGTAATTAAATAAACTCTATTCCCAAAGCATTCCAAGCCATTTCatggcttttccagcctttgcTGCTGGCAGTTTAATTTCACAGACCCCTTTCCCCCTGGGCAGGACAGGAAAACTGCAGACCCCAGGAATTGCAATCCTGCTGTTTGCTGCTCTCCCTTGCAATTTGGCACAGCTGGATTGGGATGCAgccatggatttgggggggcagCTGCAAGGAAGGAGCCAAGGGAAATCATTTTTGAAGCTTCAGAGAGTGAGTTGGCAAAACTGAGGAAACACTGAGCCCAAAGTGCTGCCTCTATACCTGCAACAAGGATTTGCCATCCTCTGAGGTGCCATCCTGGGTGAAAATCACTTTTATcccatttcccatggattttaaAACCATGGCCAAGGCCTTGACTGGCCTcatgcagggatggagctggccTCGTGCCCAGTGAGATGATGGAGGAATGGATGATGATGAGATGATGCTGTGAGAAAACCcatgttttttggggggaaaaggaTGGGAATTGTCTCCTTTTTCAGGCAATCCTGGTTTAGGGTGACTGACAGCATCAGCACAGATAGAGGAGGGGGTGGGCCTGGCAGGGATATAAACCCACCCCACTGAGCCAGCAGCGTTGGAGCTGCAGGTCCTGGTGGGGTAAGGAGAGGGGATTTCagtgccctgctgctccccagggcatGGAGGGAGAGCTGCAGGTCCTGGTGGGGTAAAGAGAGGGGATTTCagtgccctgctgctccccagggcacTGAGGGAGAGCTGCAGGTCCTGGTGGGGTAAGGAGAGGGGATTTCagtgccctgctgctccccagggaatggagGGAGAGCTGCAGGTCCTGGTGGGGTGAGGAGAGGGGATTTCagtgccctgctgctccccagggaatggagGGAGAGCTGCAGGTCCTGGTGGGGTAAAGAGAGGGGATTTCagtgccctgctgctccccagggaatggagGGAGAGCTGCAGGTCCCAGGCAGGACAAACCACCCTGCTCCACGTCCCCAAACTGGGGTACAGAACCTTGGGGGGGTTCACTGGGTgatgccctgcagagctgggtgccCACAGGGACACAAATGTCACCTGAAGCACTGCCctggctccctgtccctgctgggacacTCCTGGATCATCACCCATCCTTGTTCCCTctccagggcagccccaggatGAGGAATCTCCTCCTTGCCGTGCTCCTGGCTTGTGGTaagtgtcctgctgtccccggccagGAATCCACCTACAAACCCTGACTCTCTGTGCACAATTCAGGTTTTGGTTTAAGCCTGGCAGGTTCTCTCCAGTGCTTTGTGTAGAAGTGCTGCAGTCCTGGAGGGTTGGGTGATGGGGATGCTGAGATCCATATTTATTTTGGGAGGCTCTGGAGCCCTGTTGTCACCTTTCCTACCTGTGCCAAGCCCATGGCTGATCCTGGCTGGTGATGGGTGATTGCAGTTTGCAAAATACCTTCtgtaaaaatatctttatttttacagccAGAGGCTGTAAAAGGCAGACTGGAAAATCCATCCtccccctggcacagggtgcccagagaagctgtggctgcccaaatcctgcaagtgtccaaggccaggttgggtcttggagcaacctgggatagtggaaggtgtcacccatggcaggaggtggaacaAGACAGGCTTTGAGCTTCCTTCCAGCCTAAACCATCCCATGATTCTATAATTCCATCATTCTGGAGGTCCAAATCCTGCAAGTGCAGGTTTCCAGCAATGCCAGAGCAGTTTAATGCCCCTGCCTGGTGCAATCCCGGGTGAATCCTGGGTGAATCTCCTGAGCATCCCCCGGGTGGATCCTGGGTGAATCCCGGGTGAATCCAGGGTGAATCTCCTGAGCATCCCCCGGGTGGATCCTGGGTGAATCCCGGGTGAATCCAGGGTGAATCTCCTGAGTGAATCCAGGGTGAATCTC
The Poecile atricapillus isolate bPoeAtr1 chromosome 22, bPoeAtr1.hap1, whole genome shotgun sequence genome window above contains:
- the UBXN10 gene encoding UBX domain-containing protein 10, which translates into the protein MATAAFWDSAPAQLLFPPGTATLLCTMHVTRPKSAKGQRPSLSHHQGMEACPCRVPSSSPAASPRELLNSWRAPLTKPAFPPVQVSPEKIPKLLQQVPLKSSSSLNKYRVLPSIIRKGVGSDAVEALAERTDRLEVTEGQGDAPKTIKTFSGEQGSASTSSGSDIPTEESSHMHCAPEQWGRRARQESPRVFPGSLEEPHVLLAVRSPSGQRFEHHFKPSDSLQTVLAVAGQKLLANYQQCSVETMEVPRRSFSDLTKSLQECGILPKSVLCIRQDEQHDAADL